In a genomic window of Limibacter armeniacum:
- a CDS encoding glycoside hydrolase family 43 protein — MQFTKTLVWVATLLFLSLWGWSQDRPAETFKNPILSGFHPDPSICRVGDDYFLVNSSFEWFPGIPIFHSKDLVNWEQIGYVLDRPSQLMMETTKFSAGIWAPTIRYHNGKFYVVVTCKQSKNDCNCGNNFYVTADTPAGPWSEPVWIKDSKGIDPTIFWDEDGKVYYVGSTHDYEGAPKWKQEHRIYLQELKLETGELLGEPIYLTSGHAAEAKFTEGPHIYKIKDKYLLMVAEGGTWNNHAVTAFEADKITGPYTALTVNPVLTHRHLGHDSGITTIGHADLVQTQNGDWWSVMLGVRPMDGKNYYLGRETFLTPVKFEGITPIFNPGYGRVLMADKRPDLPWTPFPEKPVRDDFITDKLGVDWSFLRTPQSEWYHLEKGKLTLQLRPETTKDVANPSLIARRLEHHQFEVFTQLTFKPKKSNEVAGLVAMQNQNFQYRLELGMENKKDRYIALYKVFSENRKEQVEKLVAKVPYGDESVVLGMHTNKMDVQFTYGPSKEKQTPIGSVQSMDALCSNHSGGFIGAFVGMYASSQGQESKHEAIFDWFDYTPLTGKMEEVE; from the coding sequence ATGCAGTTTACCAAAACATTAGTATGGGTCGCAACACTCCTGTTCCTCTCGTTATGGGGATGGAGCCAGGATCGTCCGGCTGAGACATTTAAAAACCCGATACTTTCTGGCTTTCACCCCGATCCTTCTATTTGTCGGGTGGGAGATGATTACTTTCTTGTCAACTCTTCCTTCGAATGGTTTCCCGGCATTCCTATATTCCATAGCAAAGACCTTGTGAACTGGGAGCAGATAGGCTATGTACTCGATCGTCCTTCACAGCTGATGATGGAGACCACAAAATTCTCGGCGGGCATTTGGGCACCAACAATCCGTTACCATAACGGCAAGTTTTACGTGGTTGTGACCTGCAAGCAGAGCAAGAATGACTGTAACTGTGGCAATAACTTCTATGTAACGGCTGATACTCCTGCCGGTCCTTGGTCGGAACCAGTTTGGATCAAGGACAGCAAGGGCATTGACCCAACCATTTTTTGGGATGAGGACGGAAAGGTTTATTACGTAGGTTCTACTCATGATTATGAAGGAGCGCCCAAATGGAAACAGGAACACCGCATCTATCTGCAAGAGTTGAAACTGGAAACAGGTGAACTGCTCGGGGAACCAATCTACCTGACTTCAGGTCATGCTGCGGAAGCCAAGTTTACAGAAGGACCTCATATCTATAAGATCAAGGACAAGTATTTACTGATGGTAGCAGAAGGAGGTACTTGGAATAACCACGCCGTCACTGCTTTTGAGGCAGACAAGATCACAGGACCTTATACAGCATTGACGGTCAATCCGGTACTGACACATCGACATCTGGGGCATGATTCGGGGATTACCACCATCGGGCATGCCGACTTGGTACAGACACAGAACGGAGACTGGTGGTCAGTCATGCTGGGCGTAAGACCTATGGACGGCAAAAACTATTACCTCGGCAGGGAAACCTTCCTGACACCGGTCAAATTTGAAGGTATCACGCCCATATTCAATCCAGGGTACGGCAGGGTACTGATGGCAGACAAGCGACCTGATCTCCCATGGACACCTTTTCCGGAAAAGCCGGTTAGGGACGATTTTATAACAGACAAGCTGGGTGTAGACTGGAGCTTCTTGCGGACACCACAAAGCGAGTGGTACCATTTGGAAAAAGGAAAACTGACCCTACAGCTAAGACCTGAAACTACCAAGGATGTAGCCAATCCTTCCCTAATTGCCCGAAGACTGGAACACCACCAATTTGAAGTCTTTACGCAATTGACATTCAAGCCAAAGAAATCCAATGAAGTGGCAGGGCTTGTCGCGATGCAGAACCAAAATTTTCAGTATAGACTGGAACTGGGCATGGAAAACAAAAAAGACCGATACATTGCCCTTTACAAAGTCTTCAGCGAAAACAGAAAAGAGCAAGTAGAAAAGCTGGTGGCAAAGGTGCCTTATGGAGATGAATCGGTCGTATTGGGTATGCACACCAACAAGATGGACGTGCAATTTACCTACGGACCTTCCAAGGAGAAGCAGACACCGATTGGTAGTGTACAATCTATGGATGCACTTTGCTCCAACCACTCAGGCGGGTTTATCGGTGCCTTTGTAGGAATGTATGCCAGCAGTCAGGGACAGGAAAGCAAGCACGAGGCAATATTTGACTGGTTTGATTATACCCCATTGACAGGCAAGATGGAAGAAGTGGAATAA
- a CDS encoding cellulase family glycosylhydrolase, translating into MKYIGYLLLTVTLLSCNNKASKNDVQAVQEAGVITKEDSLTVPGRWSKERINEWYAHQPWLVGCNYYPATAINQIDMWQASTWDPERIDLELTWAESIGMNTLRVYMHDMVWASDEEGLYKRMDQFLGICEQHGIRPWFVFFDDCHFPNPKLGEQPKPVKGYHNSGWMNSPARDMALRYAEGTASEEEVAQLKGYVQETIKRFKDDTRILMWELYNEPGRGNGLNGDMSAKKVKASIGDKSAKLCYDSFVWAREVNPSQPITSTTAGSIGEQNMAINKANADLHSIHTYGPSKAVRGRVNEYKQDGRPVIVSEWLARTNGSTVQDCLPVLKELNVGAVNWGFVSGKSGTIWPWTSRKTADGKKKDVYKMRAEGEVVNKGEAFPEPELWFHDLFRMDGTPYSEEEIKIFRELTGVAKKS; encoded by the coding sequence ATGAAATACATTGGCTACTTATTGCTGACGGTTACCCTGCTGTCATGCAATAATAAAGCAAGTAAAAATGATGTCCAAGCAGTACAGGAAGCAGGAGTTATTACAAAAGAAGACTCTCTGACTGTACCAGGCAGATGGTCCAAGGAAAGGATCAATGAATGGTATGCACATCAGCCTTGGTTGGTGGGGTGTAACTACTATCCGGCAACCGCCATCAACCAGATTGATATGTGGCAGGCTTCCACTTGGGACCCAGAGCGCATTGATTTGGAACTGACTTGGGCGGAAAGCATCGGGATGAACACCCTGCGTGTTTACATGCATGATATGGTGTGGGCTAGCGACGAAGAAGGGCTTTACAAGCGAATGGACCAGTTTCTAGGCATCTGCGAGCAACATGGCATCAGACCTTGGTTTGTTTTCTTTGATGATTGCCATTTTCCCAATCCAAAATTAGGTGAACAGCCTAAACCTGTAAAGGGATATCACAATTCAGGATGGATGAACAGTCCGGCACGTGATATGGCATTGCGCTATGCGGAGGGTACTGCCAGTGAAGAAGAAGTAGCGCAACTGAAGGGGTATGTACAGGAAACGATAAAGAGGTTTAAGGATGATACAAGAATCCTGATGTGGGAATTGTACAATGAGCCGGGAAGGGGCAATGGACTGAATGGAGATATGTCAGCCAAGAAAGTAAAGGCAAGCATTGGGGACAAGTCTGCCAAGCTGTGTTATGACAGTTTTGTTTGGGCAAGGGAAGTCAACCCATCACAGCCGATCACTTCTACGACAGCGGGAAGTATAGGCGAGCAGAATATGGCGATTAACAAAGCCAATGCCGATCTGCATTCTATCCATACCTACGGACCGTCTAAGGCAGTTAGAGGTAGGGTCAATGAATACAAGCAGGATGGCAGACCGGTGATTGTTTCCGAATGGTTGGCAAGAACAAACGGCAGTACGGTACAGGATTGTTTACCAGTGCTGAAAGAACTAAATGTAGGTGCGGTTAACTGGGGGTTTGTTTCCGGAAAGTCAGGAACAATATGGCCGTGGACCAGCCGCAAGACAGCAGACGGCAAGAAAAAGGATGTTTACAAGATGAGGGCAGAAGGGGAAGTAGTTAATAAGGGAGAGGCATTCCCTGAGCCGGAGCTATGGTTTCATGACTTGTTCAGAATGGACGGAACTCCTTATAGTGAGGAAGAGATTAAAATCTTTCGTGAGTTAACCGGTGTAGCCAAAAAATCATAA
- a CDS encoding sulfatase yields the protein MKRIFFIISLLAFSASWVSAQDKKQYNVLMIAVDDLNDWTGFLGGHPQTQTPNMDRLAQNGQVFTQAYCAASVCNPSRTALMSGYRPSTTGALGNGYKLRSSPLLKDAPMLNQWFQQNGYYTLSRGKIFHHPDTDNDKWDEWSNNDGRYGKPAKKKEGKEYSGLPTSEYDGNLNWGGTTAAKEDTPDYRTAQWAAEQLQKERDKPFFMAVGIFRPHLSWFVPQQYFDKFPTATLQMPEVKADDLDDIPGEKPSKEYRLVKKHGLEKEAVQAYLASINYADECIGVILDALDKSPYRDNTIVVLWGDHGWHLGEKLRYKKFTLWERAARMPLIVSAPGVTKSGARSEQIVSLLDLYPTLTELCGLPENTTNEGTSFLPLLKNPNKKWNVPAVTTLKEGHSLRVEHWRYIRRHDGVEELYDHQQDPKEYTNLAMDKKYEDKLKDLRKLMDKTITPKDKALTGKSK from the coding sequence ATGAAACGGATTTTTTTCATCATTAGCCTGCTGGCTTTTTCAGCTTCGTGGGTTTCGGCACAGGACAAGAAACAGTACAACGTCCTGATGATTGCGGTGGATGACCTTAACGACTGGACTGGTTTCCTTGGAGGACATCCGCAGACGCAGACCCCCAATATGGATCGACTGGCACAGAACGGACAGGTCTTTACGCAGGCGTATTGTGCCGCTTCAGTCTGCAATCCTTCCAGGACTGCTCTGATGTCGGGCTATCGCCCGTCCACCACCGGCGCATTGGGCAACGGTTACAAACTTCGCTCATCCCCATTATTGAAGGATGCCCCGATGCTGAACCAATGGTTTCAGCAGAATGGTTATTATACACTCTCAAGAGGCAAGATTTTTCATCATCCTGATACGGACAATGATAAATGGGACGAGTGGTCCAATAATGATGGACGCTACGGAAAGCCTGCCAAGAAAAAGGAAGGAAAGGAATATAGCGGTTTGCCAACTAGTGAGTATGATGGCAACCTGAATTGGGGAGGCACTACCGCCGCCAAGGAAGATACACCAGACTACCGTACAGCGCAGTGGGCAGCAGAGCAGCTTCAGAAGGAAAGAGACAAACCTTTCTTTATGGCAGTGGGTATCTTCAGACCTCACCTGAGCTGGTTTGTGCCGCAGCAGTATTTTGACAAGTTCCCGACAGCGACCTTGCAGATGCCGGAAGTGAAAGCAGATGATCTGGACGATATTCCGGGTGAAAAACCAAGCAAGGAATACAGGTTGGTAAAAAAACATGGATTGGAAAAAGAGGCGGTGCAGGCATATCTGGCTAGTATCAACTATGCAGATGAGTGCATCGGTGTGATACTCGATGCATTGGACAAAAGCCCTTACCGTGACAATACCATTGTAGTATTGTGGGGAGATCATGGTTGGCATTTAGGAGAGAAACTCCGCTACAAGAAATTTACGCTTTGGGAAAGGGCTGCCCGCATGCCGCTGATCGTCAGCGCACCTGGTGTTACCAAGTCTGGTGCAAGAAGCGAGCAAATTGTTAGCCTGTTGGACTTGTACCCAACCTTGACCGAGCTGTGTGGTTTGCCAGAAAATACTACCAACGAAGGAACCAGCTTTTTGCCTTTACTTAAAAACCCAAACAAGAAGTGGAATGTACCGGCGGTAACTACCTTAAAGGAAGGACATTCCTTGCGGGTGGAGCATTGGCGCTATATCCGTCGTCATGATGGGGTAGAGGAACTGTATGACCATCAGCAAGACCCGAAGGAATATACCAATCTTGCAATGGACAAAAAGTATGAAGACAAGTTGAAAGACTTGAGAAAGTTGATGGACAAGACCATTACACCCAAAGACAAAGCATTAACAGGTAAATCGAAATAA
- a CDS encoding family 43 glycosylhydrolase — protein sequence MRRFFPIWVFLLVIVTACQQSASYRVSKEAEATTFTNPIMAGNYGDPSVVRVGEDYYMTHSGSGSFSLLVWHSRDLVHWNPVSKVSTNNQGTPWAPDLVYHQGKFYIYVTLTRYLEDGSRTFGNVVFTADKAEGPWSEPINLNVKGLIDPGHIATPEGKRYLFFEKGQVAELSENGQQIISEVSKVYDGWQYPDEWVVECPCLESPKLFYKDGYCYMVSAMGGTKGPSTSHMAVTARAKDPMGPWENAPNNPLIHTYSPEERWWSQGHATLLEDTEGQWWAVYHAYEKMQRIMGRPTLMLPVDWTTDSWPYIREGLTAEADLPKPAGQHIGEPLDFSNDFEGNQLNLLWRHHTLVNPADFKVGNNALTVKGKGDNPANANEVGITLIDKSFEASIELILDEQTEAGLVLYARNGNSTGIGVKGDEPMLYWRGKKQRARAGEIPQLAAGPVELKIRKENFDVSVWYRQEGNDWRKLPRSFEVQEGHGVLYLSLYTCGTGKATYKHFRYSKLKKEV from the coding sequence ATGAGACGATTTTTTCCGATTTGGGTCTTTTTGCTTGTGATCGTGACCGCCTGTCAGCAGTCCGCTTCTTATAGGGTTTCCAAGGAAGCGGAGGCTACTACCTTTACCAATCCGATTATGGCGGGTAACTATGGAGACCCGTCTGTAGTGCGGGTGGGAGAAGACTACTATATGACACACAGCGGGTCAGGTTCTTTCTCGCTCTTGGTTTGGCACTCAAGAGATCTGGTACATTGGAACCCGGTTTCCAAAGTCAGCACCAATAATCAGGGAACACCTTGGGCGCCCGATCTGGTCTATCATCAGGGCAAGTTCTATATCTACGTAACGCTGACCCGTTATTTGGAAGATGGCAGCCGCACCTTCGGCAACGTGGTTTTTACGGCAGATAAGGCGGAAGGACCTTGGAGCGAACCCATTAACCTAAACGTAAAAGGACTGATTGATCCAGGGCATATCGCTACGCCTGAAGGAAAACGTTACCTCTTTTTTGAGAAGGGACAGGTGGCAGAGCTTTCGGAAAACGGGCAGCAAATAATCAGTGAAGTCAGCAAAGTATACGACGGTTGGCAATACCCCGATGAGTGGGTGGTGGAATGTCCTTGCCTCGAAAGCCCGAAACTTTTTTACAAGGACGGCTATTGCTATATGGTTTCGGCAATGGGTGGAACCAAAGGTCCTTCTACCAGCCATATGGCAGTGACGGCTAGGGCAAAAGACCCAATGGGTCCTTGGGAAAATGCGCCAAATAATCCACTCATCCATACCTACTCGCCGGAGGAAAGGTGGTGGTCACAGGGGCATGCCACTTTGTTGGAAGATACCGAAGGGCAATGGTGGGCTGTATACCATGCCTACGAAAAGATGCAACGAATTATGGGCAGACCGACCCTGATGTTGCCAGTGGATTGGACGACAGATAGTTGGCCTTATATCAGAGAAGGTTTAACGGCAGAAGCGGATTTACCGAAGCCTGCAGGACAGCATATTGGGGAACCGTTGGATTTTTCTAACGATTTTGAAGGAAATCAATTGAACCTGTTGTGGCGACATCATACGTTGGTGAATCCGGCAGATTTCAAAGTAGGAAATAACGCATTGACAGTAAAAGGAAAAGGCGATAACCCAGCGAATGCCAATGAAGTAGGTATCACTTTGATTGACAAGTCTTTTGAGGCGAGTATAGAACTAATACTCGATGAACAGACAGAAGCTGGTCTGGTACTGTATGCCCGTAATGGCAATTCGACAGGTATCGGGGTAAAAGGAGATGAACCAATGCTTTACTGGAGAGGCAAAAAGCAACGGGCGAGAGCAGGTGAAATCCCTCAACTGGCAGCAGGGCCTGTGGAGCTGAAAATCAGGAAGGAGAATTTTGATGTGTCGGTTTGGTACAGACAGGAAGGAAATGATTGGCGAAAATTACCAAGAAGCTTTGAAGTACAGGAAGGGCATGGCGTGCTTTACCTGTCGCTTTATACCTGCGGAACGGGAAAAGCAACGTATAAGCATTTCCGTTATTCAAAATTAAAAAAAGAGGTTTGA
- a CDS encoding arylsulfatase has product MTQLLKILFSLSVLLWLTLPLSAQKKADRPNIILIMADDMGYSDVGCYGSEIPTPNIDRLAKNGVRMSSFYNQARCCPTRATLMTGLFPHQTGIGQMTNSPKGDQFKKWGTEGYIGYLNRKCVTMAEALKEAGYNTYMAGKWHLGYHQQDRWPLQRGYDRYYGIISGASSYFAPKAPRGLTLDNTHVQPEGENYYTTDAFTDYAIEFIEGHEKLQPYFLYLAYNAPHWPLQAKAEDIELFKEKYKAGWDVIRKARYEKQQQLGLFEGREVGLSPRDEIVRPWEQLSEKEQEEVAYRMAVYAAQIYSMDQNIGKLISKLEERNELDNTLIIFLSDNGGCAEPYKELGGGDFADINNPAKTGAISYGQGWANVSNTPFSKYKVYTHEGGISTPLIAHWPKGLKKKKGEIVHQPAYLIDVMPTVLEAANAQYPKVFHQGNDIHPLEGNSLIQLFKKGKGTQHEYMFWEHQNNCAVRYGEWKMVKKLKDQQWQLYDLTTDRTEQHDVSAQHPELVKQLDTKWQEWAISHYVLPKKLQEK; this is encoded by the coding sequence ATGACACAATTGCTGAAAATACTTTTCTCCTTATCGGTTTTGCTTTGGCTGACCTTGCCATTGTCAGCACAAAAGAAAGCTGACCGTCCTAACATTATCCTGATCATGGCAGATGATATGGGCTATTCGGATGTAGGTTGTTATGGCAGTGAAATTCCAACTCCAAATATTGACCGATTGGCAAAGAATGGCGTCCGGATGAGTAGCTTCTATAATCAGGCACGTTGCTGTCCAACAAGGGCGACTCTGATGACGGGACTGTTTCCGCACCAGACAGGAATAGGTCAGATGACCAATTCACCGAAAGGGGACCAATTCAAGAAATGGGGAACGGAGGGTTATATAGGTTACCTGAACAGAAAATGTGTGACGATGGCGGAAGCTTTGAAGGAAGCCGGCTACAATACCTATATGGCTGGAAAGTGGCATTTGGGCTATCACCAGCAGGATCGCTGGCCACTGCAACGAGGTTATGACCGCTACTACGGCATTATCTCTGGAGCGAGCAGCTACTTTGCACCGAAAGCACCAAGAGGACTGACATTGGACAACACCCATGTGCAGCCTGAGGGAGAAAACTACTACACTACGGATGCCTTTACTGATTACGCCATTGAGTTTATAGAAGGTCATGAAAAGCTACAACCTTATTTCCTTTACTTAGCCTACAATGCCCCTCATTGGCCCTTGCAGGCAAAAGCGGAAGACATCGAACTTTTCAAGGAGAAATATAAGGCAGGTTGGGATGTGATCAGAAAAGCTCGTTATGAGAAACAGCAGCAGTTGGGACTTTTTGAGGGCAGGGAAGTAGGGTTATCACCAAGAGATGAGATAGTCCGTCCTTGGGAACAGCTTTCTGAAAAGGAGCAGGAAGAAGTGGCTTACCGTATGGCGGTCTATGCAGCTCAGATCTACTCAATGGATCAGAATATCGGGAAACTGATCAGCAAGCTGGAAGAGCGCAACGAACTGGACAATACCCTGATTATCTTTCTCTCGGATAACGGGGGTTGTGCAGAACCTTACAAGGAATTGGGAGGGGGAGATTTTGCCGATATCAATAATCCTGCGAAAACCGGTGCCATATCTTACGGTCAGGGTTGGGCGAATGTATCCAATACGCCATTCTCCAAATACAAGGTATACACTCACGAAGGAGGTATCTCTACGCCACTGATTGCACATTGGCCCAAAGGGCTTAAAAAGAAGAAAGGAGAAATTGTACATCAGCCGGCTTATCTGATCGATGTGATGCCGACTGTGCTGGAAGCGGCTAATGCCCAATATCCAAAAGTATTTCACCAAGGTAATGACATTCACCCGTTGGAAGGCAACAGCCTGATTCAACTTTTCAAAAAAGGAAAGGGCACACAGCACGAATACATGTTTTGGGAACATCAAAACAACTGTGCCGTCAGGTATGGGGAATGGAAAATGGTCAAGAAGCTGAAGGATCAGCAATGGCAGCTATATGACCTCACTACCGACCGTACTGAACAGCATGATGTCTCGGCTCAACATCCGGAACTGGTAAAACAGCTGGATACCAAATGGCAGGAATGGGCAATTTCCCATTATGTTTTACCTAAAAAGCTGCAAGAAAAATGA
- a CDS encoding glycoside hydrolase family 2 protein yields MKKLLKIGFGTILIFLLSGSMLYGQGYDVVTHLTKQTWHLWLDETAEWENDSLYLPNTFQLEDLPVNAPTCGWDELAKGKGKSITLPATVEEHYWGWNGSRFGVTGDYVGVSWFVTRFKVPETQKGKRLVLDFESVRMRAEVYVNGKLTGYNLINNTPFEADITEAVHFEKENILAVRVTDPNGNFAWRDWDKYQWGNFETPPSHGFGGITSHVKLRVTDQTFIEDVFIKNHPDPKQVTAEINLQNLSSTATGGTLSLEIREWKTGQLLTSRKLKVDNLKDEKRVSEKFKVSQAKLWSPDTPHLYTMQVKWEGNDGTKHQFDRRFGFRWFDVVEKNGDKQFELNGKRIVLRTAISWGFWPVNGMYPTPELARKQVETAKQLGLNMLSFHRCIGQTPVFDMADELGLLYYEEPGGYKAAGNPFVEQWNTEKMLRMVKRDRSRPSLVMYNMINEVYRDPLPVNVEDIQKAHKLDETRLITFSSNLFTRKFYEPLPLDSIPPKLHMTPYSHKVQYFGMLDKHNAGGPGVYADNFYNGPDQMRRGELNNHPQEIIYWGEDGAIGTPHRLELIKKELEKGGQLGWDGDAYIRQYEAFDNFLKQNGFDKAFPTVDSLTKALGAVAHYYQGRMIENIRIGNVSDGYVVNGWEGEKIENHSGIVDIYRNPKADPSILAYYNQPLYVAVKLRDKVGEVGDTLTADFHIINEQHLKGSFDLLVQATDEKGTVLEKTFKVKVTGGDRYGELLLSGINIPLRQEGYATLTAKLIRNGKTFATGKEKLLGVALPAISQLKVAVKDTAGTVQQMLQTAGIAFNDTYSEKKSLPEETVLFVGKDMQPGFFNTNFRMNDPYLDWVSQGNTLIISGGTENWGSYLMLKEAADFRGSRKMWRDWFGGNYIVKEHPLFEGLPVNTVFNWEYQTLALYQRDRTVMRMHSGECVVGAYADNKAEFYSALSVIPFGKGQIIVSSLDLEGALKEGGKAAVVAKRILLNMARTGTATKQDI; encoded by the coding sequence ATGAAAAAACTGCTTAAAATAGGTTTTGGTACAATACTTATTTTCCTGCTGTCCGGCTCCATGCTGTATGGTCAGGGGTATGATGTAGTAACCCACCTGACCAAACAGACTTGGCACCTTTGGCTGGATGAAACTGCCGAATGGGAAAACGATTCACTGTACCTCCCAAACACTTTCCAGTTGGAAGACTTGCCTGTCAATGCCCCCACCTGTGGTTGGGACGAGTTGGCAAAAGGAAAGGGGAAATCAATCACATTGCCCGCTACGGTGGAAGAACACTACTGGGGCTGGAACGGCAGCCGCTTTGGTGTAACAGGTGACTATGTAGGCGTGTCTTGGTTTGTCACACGTTTCAAGGTGCCTGAAACACAGAAAGGGAAGCGGCTGGTGTTGGACTTTGAGAGTGTCAGGATGAGGGCTGAAGTTTATGTCAACGGAAAACTGACAGGCTACAACCTGATCAACAATACCCCGTTTGAGGCAGATATTACTGAGGCAGTGCATTTTGAGAAGGAAAATATATTGGCGGTCAGGGTCACTGATCCCAACGGAAACTTCGCTTGGCGTGATTGGGACAAATATCAATGGGGGAACTTCGAGACACCTCCCAGTCACGGATTTGGAGGTATCACGAGCCATGTAAAGCTGAGAGTCACCGATCAGACTTTTATTGAGGATGTATTTATAAAGAACCATCCTGACCCGAAACAGGTAACGGCTGAAATCAACCTTCAGAATCTCAGCTCAACAGCCACTGGAGGAACGCTTTCTCTGGAAATCAGGGAATGGAAAACCGGTCAACTGCTCACTTCCAGAAAACTGAAAGTGGACAACCTGAAAGATGAAAAACGAGTATCTGAAAAATTCAAGGTCAGTCAGGCAAAGCTTTGGTCGCCTGATACGCCTCACCTCTACACGATGCAAGTCAAATGGGAAGGCAACGATGGCACTAAGCATCAGTTTGACAGGCGATTCGGTTTCCGTTGGTTTGATGTAGTGGAGAAAAACGGGGACAAACAGTTTGAACTAAACGGCAAACGTATTGTCTTGCGCACTGCTATCTCTTGGGGTTTTTGGCCTGTCAACGGCATGTATCCGACACCCGAACTTGCCCGAAAACAAGTGGAAACCGCCAAGCAACTGGGGCTGAATATGCTAAGCTTTCACCGCTGTATCGGGCAGACACCCGTTTTTGATATGGCGGACGAATTGGGACTGCTTTACTATGAGGAACCGGGTGGTTACAAGGCAGCCGGCAATCCGTTTGTGGAACAGTGGAATACGGAAAAAATGCTACGTATGGTCAAGCGTGACCGCAGCCGTCCTTCGCTTGTGATGTACAATATGATTAACGAGGTATACCGTGATCCGCTGCCAGTCAATGTAGAAGACATTCAGAAGGCACACAAACTGGACGAAACACGTCTGATCACCTTCTCTTCCAACCTGTTTACCCGGAAATTCTATGAACCATTACCATTGGACAGCATTCCGCCCAAACTCCATATGACACCTTACAGCCATAAAGTCCAGTATTTCGGGATGCTGGACAAACACAATGCAGGCGGACCGGGTGTTTATGCAGACAATTTTTACAATGGTCCTGACCAAATGCGCAGAGGCGAATTGAACAATCATCCACAGGAGATTATTTACTGGGGAGAAGATGGCGCCATCGGTACTCCTCACCGTTTGGAACTGATCAAAAAAGAATTGGAAAAAGGTGGTCAACTGGGATGGGACGGCGATGCCTATATCAGACAGTATGAAGCCTTTGACAATTTTCTTAAGCAAAATGGTTTTGACAAGGCATTCCCGACCGTCGATTCCCTGACCAAGGCATTGGGGGCGGTTGCCCACTACTATCAGGGCAGGATGATTGAGAATATCCGCATTGGCAATGTATCGGACGGCTATGTCGTGAACGGATGGGAAGGCGAAAAAATCGAGAACCATTCCGGCATTGTGGACATCTACCGCAACCCGAAAGCTGATCCAAGCATCTTGGCTTATTATAACCAACCCCTTTATGTGGCGGTAAAGCTACGGGATAAGGTTGGCGAAGTAGGTGATACACTAACTGCCGACTTCCATATCATCAATGAACAGCACCTGAAAGGAAGCTTTGACCTACTGGTACAAGCAACTGATGAAAAGGGAACGGTACTGGAAAAAACCTTTAAGGTGAAAGTGACAGGCGGAGACCGTTATGGCGAACTACTACTATCAGGCATAAATATTCCGCTACGTCAGGAAGGGTATGCTACCCTGACAGCAAAGCTGATCAGAAACGGGAAAACCTTTGCTACAGGAAAAGAAAAGCTGCTGGGCGTTGCACTTCCTGCTATTTCACAACTGAAAGTAGCAGTCAAGGATACTGCCGGAACGGTACAGCAAATGTTACAGACTGCCGGCATCGCTTTCAATGATACCTATTCAGAGAAAAAATCCCTGCCTGAAGAAACCGTACTTTTTGTAGGCAAAGACATGCAACCAGGATTCTTCAACACCAATTTCAGGATGAATGACCCGTATTTGGATTGGGTGTCACAAGGCAATACCCTGATCATCTCAGGAGGAACAGAAAACTGGGGCAGCTACCTGATGCTGAAGGAAGCTGCAGACTTCAGGGGCAGCCGGAAAATGTGGCGCGACTGGTTTGGCGGCAATTATATCGTCAAGGAACATCCGCTGTTTGAAGGACTTCCCGTCAATACTGTTTTCAATTGGGAATACCAGACCCTGGCATTGTACCAGAGAGACCGCACCGTGATGCGCATGCATAGTGGCGAATGTGTAGTGGGTGCCTATGCCGACAACAAGGCAGAATTTTATTCTGCCCTGAGCGTCATTCCTTTCGGAAAAGGTCAGATCATCGTTTCAAGCCTTGATCTGGAAGGGGCATTGAAAGAAGGAGGCAAAGCGGCTGTAGTGGCCAAACGTATCCTGTTGAATATGGCGCGTACAGGTACAGCCACAAAGCAGGATATCTAA